In Halobaculum magnesiiphilum, the following proteins share a genomic window:
- a CDS encoding aryl-sulfate sulfotransferase has translation MPPGPSTPSPRLLLVAVVLVASATLAVGYVEAQRASEDVTGDPAVEQALRTGDDAAVVGERDDITVVATDSNAFVADENDGPRARAELVAFAPDGSIYYNQNEHTRYWDVDPVEGTDATVEFVYADHLDADECGGSVCTRNGVERVNLTTGESTDVFSRITPGKHSTRWHDADRIDDERLLVADIHRDRAFVVNTTTGLTEWEWDAQSDFDPTASGGPFPEDWTHINDVEYVEIDGRETVMVSVRNHDQVVFVDMERGLREDWTLGSDGDHDTLYEQHNPDYIPPEEGGPALLVADSENGRVVEYQREDGEWERSWTWSDDRVQWPRDADRLPNGHTLITDSNGDRVVEVDADGEVVWSADIGFPYESERLGTGDESAGGESAASLGLESRTFDPAEGSALDRVAAAAPPTIVNAIAYVRPRWVGLTEGAAVLALLVSLPALAWTEYRRRGVSASLRWPVRFERK, from the coding sequence ATGCCCCCGGGACCGTCGACGCCGTCACCCCGCCTCCTCCTCGTCGCGGTCGTCCTCGTCGCCTCCGCCACGCTCGCCGTTGGCTACGTCGAGGCCCAGCGCGCGAGCGAGGACGTCACCGGCGACCCGGCCGTCGAGCAGGCGTTGCGCACCGGAGATGACGCCGCGGTCGTCGGGGAACGCGACGACATCACCGTCGTCGCGACCGACTCGAACGCGTTCGTCGCCGACGAGAACGACGGTCCGCGCGCGCGGGCCGAACTGGTCGCGTTCGCCCCCGACGGGAGCATCTACTACAACCAGAACGAGCACACCCGATACTGGGACGTCGACCCCGTCGAGGGAACCGACGCGACCGTCGAGTTCGTGTACGCCGACCACCTCGACGCCGACGAGTGCGGCGGGAGCGTCTGCACGCGCAACGGCGTCGAGCGCGTCAACCTCACCACCGGCGAGTCGACGGACGTGTTCAGCCGGATCACGCCCGGGAAACACTCCACCCGCTGGCACGACGCCGACCGGATCGACGACGAACGCCTGCTCGTGGCCGACATCCACCGCGACCGCGCGTTCGTCGTGAACACGACGACCGGGCTGACCGAGTGGGAGTGGGACGCCCAGTCCGACTTCGATCCCACCGCAAGCGGCGGGCCGTTCCCCGAGGACTGGACTCACATCAACGACGTGGAGTACGTCGAGATCGACGGTCGCGAGACGGTCATGGTGAGCGTCCGCAACCACGACCAGGTCGTGTTCGTCGACATGGAACGGGGCCTGCGAGAGGACTGGACGCTCGGCAGCGACGGCGACCACGACACCCTCTACGAGCAGCACAACCCCGACTATATCCCGCCAGAGGAGGGCGGCCCCGCTCTCCTCGTGGCCGACTCCGAGAACGGCCGCGTGGTCGAGTACCAGCGCGAGGACGGCGAGTGGGAGCGCTCGTGGACCTGGAGCGACGACCGCGTGCAGTGGCCCCGCGACGCCGACCGCCTGCCGAACGGCCACACGCTGATAACCGACTCCAACGGCGACCGCGTCGTCGAGGTCGACGCCGACGGGGAGGTCGTCTGGTCGGCCGACATCGGCTTCCCCTACGAGTCCGAGCGCCTCGGCACCGGCGACGAGAGCGCGGGCGGGGAGTCGGCCGCGTCGCTGGGGCTAGAGTCGCGGACGTTCGACCCCGCGGAGGGCTCCGCACTCGACCGGGTCGCCGCCGCGGCACCGCCGACGATCGTCAACGCCATCGCGTACGTCCGTCCGCGCTGGGTCGGGCTCACAGAGGGCGCGGCGGTCCTCGCGCTGCTCGTGTCGCTTCCCGCGCTCGCGTGGACCGAGTACAGACGCCGCGGCGTCTCCGCGTCGCTGCGGTGGCCCGTCCGGTTCGAGCGAAAATGA
- a CDS encoding phosphatase PAP2 family protein, whose product MSLLDVVLEVVAVVGGLHLASVLVFVGRDRLVGASRTVRSTVLDARGPLIVLLSVLALNGVVRRIGVELSWVVGANVTGAIYALEGTFVATVQSYATPTLTAYFAFVYVFGYVYLLTFPPIAYALRGEGDGLRRLLIAYGLNYGIGLVCYVLFVAYGPRNLMPELVDSLLFESWPRSQLLTSQVNENTNVFPSLHTSLAATVALVTWRERSWRRWTPVALVLATSIVVSTMYLGIHWATDVVAGIALAAGSVAAAERIESGRDRPAREDAGPPNDATDRDRPADADDDRGRNEGRERHDGRASE is encoded by the coding sequence ATGAGTCTGCTCGATGTCGTCCTCGAGGTCGTCGCGGTCGTCGGCGGGCTTCACCTCGCGTCGGTCCTGGTGTTCGTCGGCCGCGACCGGCTCGTGGGGGCCTCACGAACGGTCCGGTCGACGGTGCTCGACGCGAGGGGTCCGCTGATCGTGCTGCTGTCGGTGTTGGCCCTCAACGGCGTCGTCCGGCGGATCGGCGTCGAGCTGTCGTGGGTGGTCGGGGCGAACGTCACCGGCGCGATCTACGCGCTGGAGGGCACGTTCGTGGCGACCGTCCAGTCGTACGCGACCCCGACCCTGACGGCGTACTTCGCGTTCGTCTACGTGTTCGGGTACGTGTACCTCCTCACGTTCCCGCCGATCGCGTACGCGCTGCGGGGCGAGGGCGACGGGCTGCGGAGGCTGCTGATAGCCTACGGGCTCAACTACGGGATCGGCCTGGTCTGTTACGTCCTGTTCGTCGCGTACGGCCCCCGGAACCTCATGCCCGAACTGGTCGACTCGCTGTTGTTCGAGAGCTGGCCGCGGTCCCAGCTGCTCACAAGCCAGGTGAACGAGAACACCAACGTCTTCCCGTCGCTCCACACGTCGCTGGCGGCGACGGTCGCACTCGTGACCTGGCGGGAGCGCTCGTGGCGGCGGTGGACCCCGGTCGCGCTCGTGCTCGCGACGTCGATCGTCGTCTCGACGATGTATCTCGGCATCCACTGGGCGACCGACGTGGTCGCGGGGATCGCGCTGGCGGCCGGCAGCGTCGCCGCCGCCGAACGGATCGAGTCGGGCCGCGACCGCCCCGCCCGTGAGGACGCCGGCCCCCCGAACGACGCGACCGACCGCGACCGACCGGCCGACGCGGACGACGATCGCGGGCGGAACGAGGGGCGGGAGCGACACGACGGGCGGGCATCCGAGTGA
- a CDS encoding glycosyltransferase family 39 protein — protein sequence MTGERDLDDALDALPVDARDRPWLALSLVPACVAVAVYLATNPSPAYGAGLYAQIAAEIAANGYLPPATIPGYTADGVPFAYPPLQFYAYAVLLDLGADPVAVARFLPSVAVVAVAVPVYLLGRDIAGSRAGGAAAATLVAVNPQILEWHVSAGGVVRAFAFLYAMSSIYAGYRAYITGSRRGLVAGAVLFGLTALSHPTYALFVVASYVVLWATLDRSPAGLLRGLAVGLGGTAVASPWLAWAVATHGPGVFGAAAGTHGGVGGGAALLAGELSPFTLVPLAAAAYLLARGDRLLPAWVVVAELLFKQPRFAYTVGAVALATVAVDLAGRVPDEGIAGATDRLTHLDPSSPVPSASGRPDARAVLAALAILVATAVGGAALGYEMTLASDPSTPEFVDGDDREAMAWIAGETPPDATFVVVGDAAEWLPALTGRTLLVGPWGVEWREPGEYERQFEAFETLSACHSAECVESAAATVGADPGYVYLPKGRYTVRGESRVTFGTLNRSFAHADGWTHVYENDGVVVYRSTGTTEE from the coding sequence ATGACGGGGGAACGCGACCTCGACGACGCGCTCGACGCGCTCCCGGTCGACGCCCGCGACCGGCCGTGGCTGGCGCTGTCGCTGGTGCCCGCCTGCGTCGCCGTCGCGGTCTACCTCGCGACGAATCCGTCCCCCGCCTACGGCGCCGGCCTCTACGCCCAGATCGCCGCCGAGATCGCGGCCAACGGCTACCTGCCGCCGGCGACGATCCCCGGCTACACCGCCGATGGCGTCCCGTTCGCGTACCCGCCGCTGCAGTTCTACGCCTACGCGGTCCTGCTGGATCTCGGCGCCGACCCGGTCGCGGTCGCCCGTTTCCTCCCCAGCGTCGCGGTCGTGGCCGTCGCCGTCCCCGTCTACCTGCTCGGGCGCGACATCGCCGGGTCGCGGGCGGGCGGCGCCGCGGCGGCGACGCTCGTCGCCGTGAACCCGCAGATCCTGGAGTGGCACGTCTCCGCCGGCGGCGTCGTCCGCGCGTTCGCGTTCCTGTACGCGATGTCGTCGATCTACGCCGGCTACCGCGCGTACATCACGGGATCGCGACGGGGGCTCGTCGCCGGCGCGGTCCTGTTCGGGCTGACCGCGCTGTCGCACCCGACGTACGCGCTGTTCGTCGTCGCGAGCTACGTCGTCCTGTGGGCGACGCTCGACCGGTCGCCGGCGGGACTGCTCCGCGGGCTGGCCGTCGGGCTCGGCGGCACCGCGGTCGCCTCGCCGTGGCTGGCGTGGGCGGTCGCCACCCACGGCCCCGGCGTGTTCGGCGCCGCCGCGGGCACCCACGGGGGCGTCGGCGGCGGCGCGGCCCTGTTGGCCGGCGAGCTGTCGCCGTTCACGCTGGTGCCCCTCGCGGCGGCCGCGTACCTCCTCGCGCGCGGCGACCGGCTGCTCCCGGCGTGGGTCGTCGTCGCCGAGCTGTTGTTCAAACAGCCGCGCTTCGCCTACACGGTCGGCGCGGTCGCGCTCGCGACCGTCGCCGTCGACCTCGCCGGCCGGGTGCCCGACGAGGGGATCGCGGGCGCGACCGACCGCCTCACACACCTCGATCCGTCGTCCCCGGTGCCGTCCGCGTCCGGCCGGCCGGACGCCCGCGCCGTGCTCGCGGCGCTCGCGATCCTCGTCGCGACGGCGGTCGGCGGTGCCGCCCTCGGCTACGAGATGACGCTCGCGAGCGACCCCTCCACCCCGGAGTTCGTCGACGGCGACGACCGCGAGGCGATGGCGTGGATCGCCGGCGAGACGCCCCCCGACGCGACGTTCGTCGTCGTCGGCGACGCCGCCGAGTGGCTCCCCGCGCTGACGGGCCGGACGCTGCTCGTCGGGCCGTGGGGGGTGGAGTGGCGCGAGCCCGGCGAGTACGAGCGACAGTTCGAGGCGTTCGAGACTTTGTCGGCGTGTCACAGCGCGGAGTGCGTCGAGTCGGCCGCCGCGACCGTCGGCGCCGACCCGGGGTACGTCTACCTCCCGAAGGGGCGATACACCGTCCGCGGGGAGTCGAGGGTCACCTTCGGCACGCTGAACCGCTCGTTCGCGCACGCCGACGGCTGGACGCACGTCTACGAGAACGACGGCGTCGTCGTCTACCGCTCGACGGGGACGACGGAGGAGTGA
- a CDS encoding ABC transporter substrate-binding protein, with protein MDPRPSSGPSRRRALATLASGAAVAASGCVGRIRTMSGWEPRSQVTLDIKAAPADEDPYALRVGRQVVEWYRAAGIDAQVTPVSEQELFRQVLLNREFDLFVAQTPTRFERPDSLYSLLHSRFVETPGWQNPFGYSDLDANELLETQRRTTGREREEAIARLQHAIARTQPFTVVAFPDDIRAARTDGFDGWRGADLRSPNGYLSLERTGRDGSEDGPRTTATESTPADGDRSASTLRVAVTDRRGTSNLNPLAVEFRRNGVLTGLLYDSMGYVSEDGTVEPWLAESWEVDADGEAPVARVRLRAGETWHDGEPITAEDVAFTYDLLSDTSLGSDGDEDASGDGSGGDGGDGSGGDGDDGLPDDEEVPSPRFQGRISLVEEARAVDDRHVEVRFVECTPGIAVRALTVPVLPEHVWSERTDTAALAGIEIGSVTDALVTNNIPPVGSGPLRFVGNTPRESLTLERFDDHFLVDAAPETLPEGVDGPPAFDRFALRVVGSGVSAVGVVTDGDADVTGTPVGAGTVPQIGRSDDTDLIVDGRTPPYVVGYNALGAPLSNPQFRHTLARLIDRPTLVDDVFDGYARASVTPLAGTDWVPEELEWDGVDPVTPFLGSDGEVDPASAMEAFETAGYSYDDGRLVRTD; from the coding sequence ATGGACCCCCGTCCGTCGTCCGGACCCTCGCGCCGGCGTGCGCTCGCGACACTCGCGAGCGGCGCGGCCGTCGCCGCGAGCGGCTGCGTCGGACGGATCCGCACGATGTCGGGGTGGGAGCCGCGGAGCCAGGTGACGCTCGACATCAAGGCCGCCCCGGCCGACGAGGACCCGTACGCCCTCCGCGTGGGACGACAGGTCGTCGAGTGGTACCGCGCGGCCGGGATCGACGCACAGGTCACGCCGGTGTCCGAACAGGAGCTGTTCAGACAGGTCCTGTTGAACCGGGAGTTCGACCTGTTCGTCGCGCAGACGCCGACGCGGTTCGAGCGACCGGACAGCCTCTACTCGCTGTTGCACTCCCGGTTCGTCGAGACGCCCGGCTGGCAGAACCCGTTCGGGTACAGCGACCTCGACGCCAACGAGCTCCTGGAGACACAGCGCCGGACGACCGGCCGCGAGCGCGAGGAGGCGATCGCACGGCTGCAGCATGCGATCGCGCGAACCCAGCCGTTCACCGTCGTCGCGTTCCCCGACGACATCCGCGCCGCGCGCACCGACGGGTTCGACGGCTGGCGGGGTGCGGACCTTCGGTCGCCGAACGGCTATCTCTCGCTCGAACGGACGGGCCGGGACGGATCAGAGGACGGCCCGCGGACGACCGCCACGGAGTCGACCCCGGCGGACGGCGACCGGTCGGCGTCGACGCTGCGGGTGGCCGTGACCGACCGACGCGGCACGTCGAACCTCAACCCGCTCGCCGTCGAGTTCCGGCGCAACGGCGTGTTGACCGGCCTCCTGTACGACTCCATGGGCTACGTCTCCGAGGACGGGACCGTCGAGCCCTGGCTCGCCGAGTCGTGGGAGGTCGACGCCGACGGGGAGGCGCCGGTCGCGCGGGTGCGGCTGCGTGCGGGCGAGACGTGGCACGACGGGGAGCCGATCACGGCCGAGGACGTGGCGTTCACCTACGATCTCCTCTCGGACACCTCGCTCGGCTCCGACGGCGACGAGGACGCGAGCGGCGACGGGTCGGGCGGCGACGGCGGAGACGGATCGGGCGGCGACGGCGACGACGGGCTCCCGGACGACGAGGAGGTCCCGTCGCCGCGGTTCCAGGGCCGGATCAGCCTCGTCGAGGAGGCTCGCGCGGTCGACGACCGGCACGTCGAGGTCCGGTTCGTCGAGTGTACCCCCGGGATCGCCGTGCGCGCGCTCACGGTCCCTGTCCTCCCGGAGCACGTCTGGAGCGAGCGGACCGACACGGCCGCGTTGGCGGGGATCGAGATCGGATCGGTGACCGACGCGCTGGTGACGAACAACATCCCGCCGGTGGGGAGCGGCCCGCTCCGGTTCGTCGGGAACACCCCGCGCGAGTCGCTCACGCTCGAACGGTTCGACGACCACTTCCTCGTCGACGCGGCACCCGAGACGCTCCCGGAGGGTGTCGACGGCCCGCCCGCCTTCGACCGGTTCGCTCTCCGGGTCGTCGGATCCGGCGTGAGCGCCGTCGGCGTTGTCACCGACGGCGACGCCGACGTGACCGGCACGCCCGTCGGCGCCGGGACGGTGCCGCAGATCGGACGCTCGGACGACACCGACCTGATCGTCGACGGCCGGACGCCGCCGTACGTCGTCGGCTACAACGCCCTCGGGGCGCCGCTGTCCAACCCGCAGTTCCGCCACACGCTCGCGCGGCTGATCGACCGCCCGACGCTCGTCGACGACGTGTTCGACGGTTACGCGCGGGCGTCGGTGACCCCGCTCGCGGGCACCGACTGGGTGCCCGAGGAGCTCGAGTGGGACGGCGTCGACCCGGTGACGCCGTTCTTAGGCAGCGACGGCGAGGTCGATCCCGCGAGCGCGATGGAGGCGTTCGAGACGGCGGGGTACAGCTACGACGACGGGCGCCTCGTCCGGACGGACTGA